One region of Enterobacter ludwigii genomic DNA includes:
- a CDS encoding flagellar basal body P-ring protein FlgI: protein MFKSIFAVALALVATFAQADRIRDLTSVQGVRENSLIGYGLVVGLDGTGDQTTQTPFTTQSLNNMLSQLGITVPAGTNMQLKNVAAVMVTASYPAFARQGQTIDVVVSSMGNAKSLRGGTLLMTPLKGVDSQVYALAQGNILVGGAGASAGGSSVQVNQLNGGRITNGAIIERELPTQFGAGNTINLQLNNEDFTMAQQIADTINRSRGYGNATALDARTVQIRTSTGSSNQVRMLADIQNMEVNVPVQDAKVIINSRTGSVVMNREVSLDSCAVAQGNLSVTVNRSANVSQPNTPFGGGQTVVTPQTQIDLRQSGGSLQSVRSSANLNSVVRALNALGATPMDLMSILQSMQSAGCLRAKLEII, encoded by the coding sequence ATGTTTAAATCGATCTTCGCCGTGGCGCTGGCGCTGGTGGCAACGTTTGCCCAGGCTGACCGTATTCGCGATCTCACCAGCGTTCAGGGCGTACGCGAAAACTCCCTGATTGGCTATGGCCTGGTGGTCGGTCTGGATGGCACCGGTGACCAGACCACCCAGACGCCTTTCACCACTCAGAGTTTAAACAACATGCTTTCCCAGCTCGGCATTACGGTCCCGGCGGGAACCAACATGCAGCTGAAAAACGTGGCCGCCGTTATGGTTACCGCGTCCTACCCGGCGTTTGCGCGTCAGGGGCAGACCATTGACGTGGTGGTCTCCTCAATGGGTAACGCCAAAAGCCTGCGCGGCGGTACGCTGCTGATGACTCCGCTGAAAGGCGTTGACAGCCAGGTCTATGCGCTGGCGCAGGGGAACATTCTGGTTGGCGGTGCGGGTGCATCCGCAGGCGGAAGCAGCGTGCAGGTGAACCAGTTGAACGGTGGACGTATCACTAACGGCGCCATCATTGAGCGTGAGTTGCCGACCCAGTTTGGCGCAGGCAACACCATCAATCTGCAGCTCAATAATGAAGACTTCACCATGGCACAGCAAATTGCCGATACCATCAACCGCAGCCGCGGTTACGGTAATGCAACGGCACTGGATGCGCGCACCGTGCAGATCCGTACCTCAACGGGTAGCAGCAACCAGGTGCGCATGCTGGCAGATATCCAGAATATGGAAGTGAATGTTCCAGTGCAGGATGCGAAGGTGATCATTAACTCCCGTACGGGCTCGGTGGTGATGAACCGGGAAGTTTCTCTGGACAGTTGTGCCGTGGCGCAGGGTAACCTCTCCGTGACGGTGAACCGCTCCGCGAACGTGAGTCAGCCAAATACGCCATTTGGTGGTGGCCAGACGGTGGTGACACCGCAAACGCAGATTGATCTGCGCCAGAGCGGCGGGTCGTTGCAGAGCGTTCGCTCCAGCGCCAACCTGAACAGCGTGGTGCGTGCTCTGAACGCCCTGGGTGCAACGCCGATGGATCTGATGTCCATCCTGCAATCCATGCAAAGCGCGGGCTGTTTGCGTGCCAAACTGGAAATCATCTAA
- the flgN gene encoding flagella biosynthesis chaperone FlgN, producing MSRLSEILDQMTVVLNDLKTVMDAEQQHLSSGHINGSALQRITEDKSSLLATLDYLEQQRRAEQDPKRSANDDIVERWQTITEKTRHLRDLNQHNGWLLEGQIERNQQALEVLKPHKETGLYGADGQTATARIAGVKKISI from the coding sequence ATGAGTCGACTGTCAGAAATACTGGATCAAATGACGGTTGTCCTGAACGACCTGAAAACGGTAATGGACGCAGAGCAACAGCATCTCTCTTCCGGTCACATTAACGGTAGCGCGTTGCAGCGTATTACTGAAGATAAAAGTTCGCTTCTGGCAACGCTGGATTATCTGGAGCAACAACGCCGCGCTGAGCAAGATCCTAAGCGCAGTGCAAATGACGATATTGTTGAGCGTTGGCAGACCATTACTGAAAAAACGCGACACCTGCGCGATCTTAACCAGCATAACGGCTGGCTGCTTGAAGGTCAGATAGAGCGTAATCAGCAAGCGCTTGAGGTGTTGAAACCGCATAAAGAAACCGGACTGTACGGTGCGGATGGTCAGACTGCTACTGCACGTATTGCGGGTGTAAAAAAGATTTCGATTTGA
- the flgC gene encoding flagellar basal body rod protein FlgC — MALLNIFDIAGSALTAQSKRLNVAASNLANADSVTGPDGQPYRAKQVVFQVDAAPGAATGGVKVSDVVESQAPDKLVYEPGNPLADANGYVKMPNVDVVGEMVNSMSASRSYQANVEVLNTVKSMMLKTLTLGQ; from the coding sequence ATGGCCTTGCTGAATATTTTTGATATCGCCGGTTCGGCGTTAACCGCGCAGTCCAAACGTCTGAACGTGGCTGCCAGTAACCTGGCGAACGCCGACAGCGTGACTGGACCAGACGGCCAGCCTTATCGTGCCAAACAGGTTGTCTTCCAGGTTGATGCGGCGCCTGGCGCGGCAACGGGCGGCGTGAAAGTGTCTGATGTGGTAGAGAGCCAGGCACCGGATAAGCTGGTGTATGAGCCTGGCAACCCACTCGCGGATGCTAACGGATACGTGAAAATGCCTAATGTGGATGTGGTGGGTGAGATGGTGAACTCCATGTCGGCTTCCCGTAGTTACCAGGCCAACGTCGAAGTGCTTAATACCGTGAAGAGCATGATGCTCAAAACACTCACTCTCGGCCAGTAA
- the flgG gene encoding flagellar basal-body rod protein FlgG, whose amino-acid sequence MISSLWIAKTGLDAQQTNMDVIANNLANVSTNGFKRQRAVFEDLLYQTIRQPGAQSSEQTTLPSGLQIGTGVRPVATERLHSQGNLSQTNNSKDVAIKGQGFFQVQLPDGTSAYTRDGSFQVDQNGQLVTAGGFQVQPAITIPANALSITIGRDGVVSVTQQGQAAPVQVGQLNLTTFMNDTGLESIGENLYTETQSSGTPNESTPGLNGAGLLYQGYVETSNVNVAEELVNMIQVQRAYEINSKAVSTTDQMLQKLTQL is encoded by the coding sequence ATGATCAGTTCTTTATGGATCGCGAAAACTGGCCTGGACGCCCAGCAAACCAATATGGACGTGATTGCCAACAACCTGGCAAACGTGAGCACCAATGGTTTCAAGCGTCAGCGCGCCGTTTTCGAAGATTTGCTTTATCAAACCATCCGCCAGCCGGGTGCACAGTCTTCTGAACAGACGACGCTGCCGTCGGGTTTACAGATCGGTACCGGCGTTCGTCCGGTAGCCACCGAGCGTCTGCACAGCCAGGGCAATCTGTCTCAGACCAACAACAGCAAAGACGTGGCGATCAAAGGCCAGGGCTTCTTCCAGGTGCAGCTGCCTGACGGTACCTCTGCCTATACCCGCGACGGTTCGTTCCAGGTCGATCAGAACGGCCAACTGGTAACGGCGGGCGGTTTCCAGGTTCAGCCTGCGATTACCATCCCGGCGAACGCCCTGAGCATCACCATCGGACGTGACGGTGTCGTCAGCGTGACCCAGCAGGGACAGGCCGCGCCGGTTCAGGTCGGGCAGCTCAACCTGACCACCTTCATGAACGATACTGGTCTGGAAAGCATTGGTGAGAACCTCTACACCGAAACGCAATCCTCCGGTACGCCAAATGAGAGCACCCCGGGCCTGAACGGCGCGGGCCTGCTGTATCAGGGCTATGTTGAAACCTCCAACGTGAACGTGGCGGAAGAGCTGGTGAATATGATCCAGGTCCAGCGCGCGTATGAAATTAACAGTAAAGCAGTGTCGACGACCGACCAGATGCTGCAGAAACTGACGCAACTCTAA
- the flgM gene encoding anti-sigma-28 factor FlgM, translating into MSIDRTSALKPVSAVQPRETNDTPAQKARLEKPSTSNSTSVTLSDAQAKLMQPGSNDINMERVEALKTAIRNGELKMDTSKIADALIQEAQSFLQSN; encoded by the coding sequence ATGAGCATTGATCGTACATCAGCCCTGAAGCCGGTAAGCGCTGTACAACCTCGCGAAACGAATGACACGCCAGCGCAGAAAGCGCGTCTGGAAAAACCGTCAACGTCCAACAGCACCAGCGTGACCCTGAGCGACGCGCAGGCAAAACTGATGCAGCCAGGCAGCAACGATATCAATATGGAACGTGTTGAAGCGCTGAAAACGGCTATTCGTAACGGTGAGCTGAAAATGGATACCAGCAAAATTGCTGATGCCCTGATTCAGGAAGCACAGAGTTTCTTACAGAGTAACTAA
- a CDS encoding flagellar basal body rod protein FlgF, with protein MDHAIYTAMGAASQTLNQQAVTASNLANASTPGFRAQLNALRAVPVEGLSLPTRTLVTASTPGADMTPGQMDYTSRPLDVALQQDGWLAVQTADGGEGYTRNGNIQVSATGQLTIQGHPVMGEAGPLTVPEGSELTIAADGTISALNPGDPANTVAPVGRLKLVKAEGKEVQRGDDGMFRLTQAAQATRGATLQADPSIRVMSGVLEGSNVKPVAAMSDMIASARRFEMQMKIISSVDENAGKANQLLAMS; from the coding sequence ATGGATCACGCAATATATACCGCGATGGGCGCGGCAAGTCAGACGCTCAACCAGCAGGCCGTTACGGCCAGTAACCTGGCAAACGCCTCGACACCGGGTTTTCGTGCCCAGCTTAATGCGCTGCGCGCGGTGCCGGTTGAAGGGCTTTCCCTGCCAACCCGTACGCTGGTGACGGCATCAACCCCTGGCGCAGATATGACGCCAGGGCAGATGGATTACACGTCACGCCCGCTGGATGTTGCCCTGCAGCAGGACGGCTGGCTGGCGGTGCAAACCGCTGACGGTGGGGAAGGTTATACCCGTAACGGCAATATCCAGGTGAGCGCGACGGGCCAGTTAACGATTCAGGGGCACCCGGTAATGGGGGAAGCGGGTCCGCTGACCGTGCCGGAAGGCTCTGAGCTGACTATCGCCGCGGACGGCACCATTTCGGCGCTGAACCCGGGTGATCCGGCTAATACCGTTGCGCCCGTCGGTCGTCTGAAGCTGGTTAAGGCGGAAGGTAAAGAGGTACAGCGCGGCGACGACGGCATGTTTCGTCTGACCCAGGCGGCTCAGGCGACGCGTGGTGCCACGTTACAGGCCGATCCGAGCATCCGCGTGATGTCCGGCGTTCTGGAAGGCAGCAACGTTAAGCCGGTAGCCGCCATGAGCGACATGATTGCCAGCGCCCGCCGTTTTGAAATGCAGATGAAGATCATCAGCAGCGTGGATGAAAACGCGGGCAAGGCTAACCAACTTCTGGCTATGAGTTAA
- the flgH gene encoding flagellar basal body L-ring protein FlgH, translating to MQKNAAFRYPILTVLAVTLSGCAWIPSKPLVQGATTAQPVPGPAPVVNGSIFQTAQPINYGYQPLFEDRRPRNVGDTLTIVLQENVSASKSSSANASRDGKTNFGFDTVPRYLEGLFGNARADVNASGGNTFNGKGGANASNTFSGTLTVTVDQVLVNGNLHVVGEKQIAINQGTEFIRFSGVVNPRTISGTNTVPSTQVADARIEYVGNGYINEAQNMGWLQRFFLNLSPM from the coding sequence ATGCAAAAAAACGCGGCGTTTCGTTATCCGATACTGACTGTTCTGGCTGTCACCCTCAGCGGGTGTGCTTGGATCCCGTCTAAACCTTTGGTCCAGGGTGCGACGACTGCCCAACCCGTTCCTGGCCCCGCGCCAGTGGTAAACGGCTCCATTTTCCAGACCGCGCAGCCGATTAATTACGGCTATCAGCCGCTGTTTGAAGATCGCCGCCCGCGTAACGTCGGCGATACATTGACCATTGTGCTGCAGGAAAACGTCAGCGCGAGCAAGAGCTCGTCGGCGAACGCCAGCCGCGATGGCAAAACTAATTTTGGCTTCGATACCGTGCCACGCTATCTCGAAGGGTTGTTCGGCAACGCGCGTGCGGATGTGAACGCGTCCGGCGGCAATACCTTTAACGGTAAAGGCGGCGCGAACGCCAGCAACACCTTCAGCGGCACGCTGACGGTCACGGTTGACCAGGTTCTGGTTAACGGCAACTTGCACGTTGTGGGTGAAAAACAGATCGCCATCAACCAGGGCACTGAATTCATTCGTTTCTCGGGCGTGGTTAACCCTCGCACGATCAGCGGCACCAACACCGTTCCGTCCACCCAGGTGGCGGATGCGCGCATTGAGTACGTCGGTAACGGCTACATCAACGAAGCGCAAAATATGGGTTGGCTGCAGCGCTTCTTCCTTAATTTATCGCCGATGTAA
- the flgD gene encoding flagellar hook assembly protein FlgD codes for MSIAVNVNDPTNSGVNNTKSTTGSNSLTGSNAADLQGSFLTLLVAQLKNQDPTNPMQNNELTTQLAQISTVSGIEKLNTTLGSVSGQIGSSQSLQAASLIGHGVMIPGTTILAGTSTTEGNTTTSTTPFGVELQQPAEKVTATITDSTGAVVRTIDIGELKAGVHTFTWDGSLTDGTKAPNGSYKVAISASNGTTQLVAQPLQFALVQGVIKGSDGNKLDLGTSGTTTLDEVRQII; via the coding sequence ATGTCCATCGCCGTAAATGTGAATGATCCTACGAACTCGGGTGTTAACAACACAAAGAGTACGACGGGTTCTAACTCCCTCACCGGGAGCAATGCCGCCGATCTTCAGGGCAGCTTTCTGACGCTGCTGGTGGCGCAGCTTAAGAACCAGGATCCCACTAACCCGATGCAGAACAACGAACTGACCACGCAGCTTGCGCAGATCAGCACCGTTAGCGGCATTGAGAAACTGAACACCACCCTCGGTTCCGTCTCTGGACAGATTGGTAGCAGCCAGTCTCTGCAGGCGGCAAGCCTGATTGGCCACGGGGTGATGATCCCGGGAACCACGATTCTGGCAGGCACCAGCACTACCGAAGGCAACACCACAACGAGCACCACGCCGTTTGGCGTTGAGCTCCAGCAGCCGGCTGAGAAGGTGACTGCAACGATCACGGATTCCACTGGCGCAGTTGTCCGTACCATTGATATTGGCGAGCTGAAGGCGGGCGTTCACACCTTTACGTGGGATGGCAGCCTGACCGACGGTACTAAAGCACCAAACGGTTCCTACAAAGTGGCAATCAGCGCCAGCAACGGGACAACCCAGCTGGTGGCGCAGCCGCTGCAGTTCGCGCTGGTCCAGGGCGTAATTAAAGGAAGCGACGGCAACAAACTGGATTTGGGTACCTCAGGTACCACCACACTCGACGAAGTTCGGCAGATTATCTAA
- a CDS encoding YceH family protein: MKYQLSGTEARVIGCLLEKQVTTPEQYPLSVNAVTMACNQKTNREPVMNLSEHEVQDVLDELVKRHYLRTVSGFGNRVTKYEQRFCNSEFGNLKLSAAEVAVITTLLLRGAQTPGELRTRASRMHEFADMQEVEQVLEGLASREEGPYVVRLAREPGKRESRYMHLFSGEVDISVKSLVTDVSVEQDDLVTRVAALEDEVAGLKQRLDALLAHLGD, from the coding sequence ATGAAATATCAGCTAAGCGGTACCGAAGCGCGCGTGATTGGGTGCTTACTCGAAAAACAGGTCACCACGCCAGAGCAGTACCCGCTCTCTGTCAATGCCGTGACGATGGCCTGCAATCAGAAAACCAACCGTGAGCCAGTCATGAACCTGAGTGAACACGAAGTTCAGGATGTGCTGGATGAGTTGGTCAAACGGCACTACCTGCGGACCGTCAGCGGCTTCGGTAACCGTGTGACGAAATATGAGCAGCGTTTCTGTAATTCCGAATTTGGCAATCTGAAGTTGAGCGCCGCAGAAGTCGCGGTGATTACCACGCTGTTGCTGCGCGGGGCGCAAACGCCGGGTGAGCTGCGTACTCGTGCTTCCCGCATGCATGAGTTTGCGGATATGCAGGAAGTAGAGCAGGTTCTGGAAGGGCTGGCCTCGCGTGAAGAGGGGCCTTATGTGGTGCGTCTGGCGCGCGAGCCAGGTAAACGTGAAAGCCGCTATATGCATCTGTTCAGCGGCGAAGTTGATATTTCAGTAAAGTCTCTGGTAACCGATGTAAGTGTTGAACAAGATGATTTGGTTACGCGCGTGGCAGCGCTGGAAGACGAGGTCGCAGGACTGAAACAGCGTCTGGATGCGTTGCTGGCACACCTGGGAGACTAA
- the murJ gene encoding murein biosynthesis integral membrane protein MurJ has protein sequence MNLLKSLAAVSSMTMFSRVLGFARDAIVARVFGAGMATDAFFVAFKLPNLLRRIFAEGAFSQAFVPILAEYKSKQGEDATRVFVSYVSGLLTLALAVVTVVGMLAAPWVIMVTAPGFADTADKFALTSQLLRITFPYILLISLASLVGAILNTWNRFSVPAFAPTFLNVSMIGFALFAAPHFNPPVLALAWAVTVGGVLQLAYQLPHLKKIGMLVLPRINLKDAGAMRVIKQMGPAILGVSVSQISLIINTIFASFLVSGSVSWMYYADRLMEFPSGVLGVALGTILLPSLSKSFASGNHDEYCRLMDWGLRLCFLLALPSAVALGILAKPLTVSLFQYGKFTAFDAAMTQRALIAYSVGLMGLIVVKVLAPGFYSRQDIKTPVKIAIVTLIMTQLMNLAFIGPLKHAGLSLSIGLAACLNAGLLYWQLRKQDIFTPQPGWSRFLVRLIVAVLVMSAALLGMMYVMPEWSQGTMPYRLMRLMAVVVVGVVAYFATLAVLGFKVKEFTRRTA, from the coding sequence ATGAACTTATTAAAATCGCTGGCAGCCGTCAGCTCGATGACCATGTTTTCCCGCGTACTCGGTTTTGCGCGCGATGCAATTGTGGCAAGGGTCTTTGGTGCAGGGATGGCTACGGACGCCTTTTTCGTCGCGTTCAAATTGCCAAACCTGTTGCGTCGTATTTTTGCGGAAGGGGCATTTTCTCAGGCTTTTGTTCCGATCCTGGCGGAATATAAAAGTAAGCAGGGTGAGGACGCGACGCGCGTATTTGTCTCTTATGTCTCAGGGTTGTTGACGCTGGCCCTGGCTGTGGTGACTGTCGTCGGGATGCTGGCAGCGCCCTGGGTGATTATGGTGACTGCGCCTGGTTTTGCCGATACGGCAGATAAATTTGCCCTGACCTCACAGCTTCTGCGCATTACCTTCCCTTATATTCTGTTGATCTCGCTGGCCTCGCTGGTGGGGGCGATACTGAACACCTGGAACCGCTTTTCCGTTCCGGCATTTGCGCCGACGTTTCTTAACGTCAGCATGATCGGCTTTGCCCTGTTTGCCGCACCGCATTTCAATCCGCCGGTACTGGCGCTGGCATGGGCGGTGACCGTGGGTGGCGTGCTGCAGCTGGCTTATCAGCTGCCGCATCTGAAAAAAATAGGCATGCTGGTGCTGCCGCGTATCAATCTCAAAGATGCCGGTGCAATGCGTGTTATTAAGCAGATGGGACCTGCGATCCTTGGCGTCTCCGTCAGCCAGATCTCGCTTATCATCAATACCATTTTTGCTTCCTTCCTGGTGTCCGGCTCGGTCTCCTGGATGTACTACGCCGACCGTCTGATGGAGTTTCCGTCCGGGGTGCTGGGGGTGGCGCTGGGGACAATCCTGCTGCCGTCGCTGTCGAAGAGCTTTGCCAGCGGCAATCACGATGAGTACTGCCGGCTGATGGACTGGGGGTTGCGTCTCTGCTTCCTGCTGGCGCTGCCAAGCGCGGTGGCGCTGGGTATTCTGGCCAAACCGCTGACGGTCTCGCTCTTCCAGTACGGAAAATTCACCGCCTTTGATGCCGCCATGACGCAGCGTGCCCTGATTGCCTACTCGGTTGGATTGATGGGGCTGATCGTCGTCAAGGTGCTGGCCCCGGGCTTCTATTCGCGTCAGGACATCAAAACGCCGGTGAAAATTGCGATTGTGACGCTGATTATGACCCAGCTAATGAACCTCGCGTTTATTGGTCCGCTGAAGCATGCGGGCTTGTCGTTGTCTATCGGTCTGGCCGCCTGTCTGAATGCCGGGTTGTTGTACTGGCAGTTGCGTAAGCAGGATATTTTCACGCCGCAGCCGGGCTGGTCCCGCTTCCTTGTCCGTCTGATCGTCGCGGTGCTGGTGATGTCTGCCGCGCTGCTCGGCATGATGTACGTGATGCCGGAATGGTCCCAGGGAACCATGCCATACCGTCTGATGCGGCTGATGGCCGTGGTAGTGGTTGGCGTGGTGGCTTACTTTGCCACGCTCGCCGTGTTGGGGTTCAAGGTGAAAGAGTTCACCCGTCGTACGGCATAA
- the flgA gene encoding flagellar basal body P-ring formation protein FlgA has product MQTLKRGLVATFLLFSPLVQAEGLQDQLTAFFAEKLAGFSDDVTVTVRTPPNLYPTCDQPSFSVVGFTKLWGNVNVLARCANEKRYLQVAVQATGNYVVAAVPIARGSVLQTNSVTLKRGRLDQLPPRTMLEINQAQDAVSLRDVAPGQPIQLSMLRQAWRIKAGQQVMVVANGDGFSINSEGKALNNAAVAQNVRVRMTSGQVVSGTVDSDGNILINL; this is encoded by the coding sequence ATGCAAACGTTAAAACGTGGTCTGGTGGCAACTTTCTTGCTGTTTAGCCCTCTGGTGCAGGCTGAAGGCTTACAGGATCAACTGACGGCTTTTTTCGCTGAAAAGCTGGCGGGTTTTAGCGATGACGTCACTGTTACCGTACGCACGCCACCGAATCTCTACCCTACGTGTGATCAGCCTTCATTCAGCGTGGTGGGGTTCACAAAGCTCTGGGGGAATGTGAACGTGCTGGCACGCTGCGCCAACGAAAAACGCTATTTACAGGTTGCAGTTCAGGCGACGGGCAATTATGTTGTCGCCGCCGTGCCCATTGCGCGCGGCAGCGTGCTGCAGACAAACAGCGTGACGTTAAAACGCGGCCGTCTGGATCAGTTGCCGCCACGCACGATGCTGGAAATTAACCAGGCGCAGGACGCTGTCAGTCTGCGCGACGTCGCCCCAGGCCAGCCGATACAGCTCTCAATGTTGCGCCAGGCATGGCGGATAAAAGCAGGTCAGCAGGTGATGGTGGTGGCCAACGGAGATGGCTTTAGTATCAACAGCGAAGGGAAAGCGTTAAACAATGCTGCGGTGGCACAAAACGTCCGCGTCAGAATGACCTCAGGCCAGGTGGTTAGCGGAACCGTCGATTCTGATGGGAATATTCTGATTAACCTATAA
- the flgB gene encoding flagellar basal body rod protein FlgB has translation MLDKLDAALRFQQEALNLRAQRQEILAANIANADTPGYQARDIDFSSELKKVMERGRAEETGVALAMTSSRHIPAQAMTAPTTDLLYRIPDQPSLDGNTVDMDRERTQFADNSLKYQTGLTLLGGQIKGMMNVLQGGN, from the coding sequence ATGCTCGATAAACTCGACGCCGCGTTACGTTTTCAGCAGGAAGCGCTCAATTTACGCGCCCAGCGGCAGGAGATTTTAGCCGCCAACATCGCCAACGCCGATACCCCAGGGTATCAGGCGCGCGATATTGATTTTTCCAGTGAACTCAAAAAGGTGATGGAGCGTGGACGTGCCGAAGAAACGGGTGTTGCACTCGCCATGACATCCTCGCGCCATATTCCTGCTCAGGCGATGACCGCGCCAACGACCGATTTACTCTATCGCATTCCCGATCAGCCTTCACTCGACGGCAACACCGTGGATATGGACCGGGAGCGTACGCAGTTTGCCGATAACAGCCTGAAATACCAGACGGGACTGACCCTACTCGGCGGACAAATCAAAGGCATGATGAACGTCCTGCAGGGGGGCAACTGA
- the flgE gene encoding flagellar hook protein FlgE, with protein MAFSQAVSGLNAAATNLDVIGNNIANSATYGFKSGSASFADMFAGSKVGLGVKVAGITQDFTDGTTTNTGRGLDVAISQNGFFRMVDSNGSVFYSRNGQFKLDENRTLVNMQGMQLTGYPVAGSPPTVQTGANPQAITIPNTLMAAKSTTTATQQINLNSTDPVQTAPFDATNPDTYNKKGTVTVFDSQGNAHNMYVYYVKTANNKWDLYTQDGSVAGSTAAKAAQMNFDANGNLAGVYNYDAAGVLSATPNATPAINITTGSVSGATAATFSLSFLNSMQQNTGANSVVATNQNGYKPGDLVSYQINGDGTVVGSYSNEQSQVLGQIVLANFANNEGLKSEGDNVWSASQSSGVALLGTAGTGNFGKLTNGALEASNVDMSKELVNMIVAQRNYQSNAQTIKTQDQILNTLVNLR; from the coding sequence ATGGCCTTTTCTCAAGCGGTCAGCGGCCTGAATGCTGCGGCCACCAACCTGGACGTCATTGGCAACAACATCGCCAACTCCGCGACCTATGGTTTTAAATCCGGTTCTGCTTCCTTTGCAGACATGTTTGCCGGTTCTAAAGTTGGCCTGGGCGTGAAAGTTGCGGGCATCACTCAGGACTTTACCGACGGCACCACCACCAACACCGGTCGTGGTCTGGACGTCGCCATCAGCCAGAACGGTTTCTTCCGTATGGTTGATTCCAACGGCTCTGTGTTCTACAGCCGTAACGGCCAGTTCAAGCTGGACGAAAACCGCACGCTGGTTAACATGCAGGGCATGCAGCTGACGGGCTATCCGGTAGCCGGATCGCCTCCGACCGTTCAGACCGGTGCGAACCCACAGGCGATTACTATCCCGAATACCCTGATGGCGGCGAAATCGACCACCACCGCGACGCAGCAGATCAACCTGAACTCAACCGATCCTGTTCAAACTGCCCCGTTCGATGCGACTAACCCGGATACCTACAACAAAAAAGGGACCGTGACCGTATTCGACAGCCAGGGTAACGCCCATAACATGTATGTCTACTACGTTAAGACAGCCAACAATAAATGGGATCTTTACACTCAGGACGGCAGCGTTGCGGGTTCTACAGCAGCGAAAGCGGCGCAGATGAACTTTGATGCGAACGGTAACCTGGCGGGTGTCTATAACTACGACGCTGCGGGTGTGCTGAGCGCAACGCCAAACGCAACCCCTGCAATCAACATCACCACCGGTTCTGTCAGCGGTGCGACGGCGGCGACTTTCTCCCTGAGCTTCCTGAACTCCATGCAGCAGAACACCGGTGCGAACAGCGTGGTGGCAACCAATCAGAACGGCTACAAGCCTGGCGACCTGGTGAGCTACCAGATCAACGGCGATGGCACCGTGGTGGGAAGCTACTCTAACGAACAGTCTCAGGTTCTGGGTCAGATCGTACTGGCAAACTTTGCCAACAACGAAGGTCTGAAATCGGAAGGCGATAACGTCTGGTCTGCCAGCCAGTCCTCCGGCGTGGCGCTGCTGGGTACCGCGGGTACCGGTAACTTCGGCAAGCTGACCAACGGCGCGCTGGAAGCCTCCAACGTGGATATGAGTAAAGAACTGGTGAACATGATCGTCGCGCAGCGTAACTATCAGTCGAACGCGCAGACCATCAAAACCCAGGACCAGATCCTCAACACGCTGGTTAACCTGCGTTAA